Proteins encoded in a region of the Bactrocera tryoni isolate S06 chromosome 4, CSIRO_BtryS06_freeze2, whole genome shotgun sequence genome:
- the LOC120773836 gene encoding uncharacterized protein LOC120773836 isoform X1: MDGNKETYMCVKMQNGIYYKEINTGIHSDINPNFSPANELVAFNREKINYTCEGVDLILKDRHKYHGGRSDWDVQNGNQAKWSRKNITTTMERFEPTGDPPPPPPSYTFLDYGLAATVVASIKKETDDVKIVNPFNGTSKDIESLGAVGSVDHVYSYAYYEPRVVKCNSNIFHQKEIIEKCKNEQISSRRNVSKGFRLKASSEQNAYLSLEDRHSYTTHYGTTENLYEEVNEKNGKHVLCDNHTSISANSVKEEFLQVQRNHFRVIEELNLSLETFIMPPNLTLNNIAETAESIVHCVGAESDLSSAVETSNKILPPKPCKSGLIGGPLSSLSISGHRRKFSSTSLEDVIETFQSMDLKDNSQNSSNNVEFDEEDLDSGFSGSVISSGASYNESLRYNKSRGAPQTRSNAFSKSSCCSSPPSNEFSTKNNVTSQQSTSVTNKRCCENLLPKKKGHEINSFNSSHRFSDMHHLYIRSTPEALSTENS; the protein is encoded by the exons ATGGACGGAAATAAAGAAActtatatgtgt GTAAAAATGCAGAATGGAATTTATTATAAAGAGATAAATACCGGCATTCACTCCGACATTAATCCAAACTTCTCACCTGCCAATGAATTGGTGGCATTTAATCgtgaaaaaatcaattacactTGTGAAGGTGTTGATCTTATATTAAAAGATCGACATAAATATCACGGAGGTCGAAGCGATTGGGATGTGCAAAATGGAAACCAG GCGAAGTGGTCACGCAAAAATATCACTACGACAATGGAAAGATTTGAGCCTACAGGTGATCCTCCTCCACCTCCACCTTCATACACATTTTTAGATTATGGACTTGCTGCCACCGTAGTTGCCtcgattaaaaaagaaacagatgatgtaaaaattgtaaatccTTTCAATGGAACATCAAAAGATATTGAGTCCCTGGGCGCTGTTGGATCAGTAGATCACGTTTATTCGTACGCTTATTATGAGCCGCGGGTAGTGAAATGTAATTCAAATATCTTTcatcaaaaagaaataatagaaaaatgtaaGAATGAACAGATCAGTTCCCGACGAAATGTATCAAAGGGGTTTCGTTTAAAAGCAAGTAGTGAGCAGAACGCATATTTATCCTTGGAAGACCGTCATAGTTATACAACTCATTATGGAACAACGGAAAATTTGTATGAAGAAGTTAACGAAAAAAATGGTAAACATGTTCTTTGTGATAATCATACATCAATATCTGCAAATAGCGTTAAAGAAGAATTTTTACAAGTACAACGCAATCACTTCCGAGTAATAGAAGAGCTTAATTTATCACTGGAAACTTTTATTATGCCTCCTAACCTGACCTTGAACAACATAGCGGAAACTGCAGAAAGTATTGTGCACTGTGTAGGTGCTGAAAGCGATTTGTCCTCTGCTGTCGAAacctcaaataaaatattacctCCGAAACCTTGTAAATCTGGTTTGATAGGAGGACCTTTATCTTCCTTATCCATATCAGGTCATCGCAGAAAATTTTCAAGTACAAGCCTTGAAGATGTTATAGAGACTTTTCAATCTATGGACCTAAAAGATAATTCTCAAAATTCTTCTAATAATGTAGAATTTGATGAAGAAGATTTGGACAGCGGATTTAGTGGTAGTGTTATTAGTAGCGGGGCTAGCTACAATGAAAGTTTGCGGTACAATAAAAGTAGAGGTGCGCCACAGACACGCAGCAACgctttttctaaaagctcctgtTGTTCATCCCCACCTTCGAATGAGTTTTCCACAAAAAATAATGTGACATCTCAACAATCTACCTCTGTAACTAATAAACGATGTTGCGAAAATTTGCTCCCAAAGAAAAAAGGTCatgaaataaattcatttaatagTTCCCATCGTTTTTCGGATATGCATCATTTATATATTCGTTCAACACCAGAAGCACTTTCAACTGAAAATTCCTGA
- the LOC120773836 gene encoding uncharacterized protein LOC120773836 isoform X2 — protein MQNGIYYKEINTGIHSDINPNFSPANELVAFNREKINYTCEGVDLILKDRHKYHGGRSDWDVQNGNQAKWSRKNITTTMERFEPTGDPPPPPPSYTFLDYGLAATVVASIKKETDDVKIVNPFNGTSKDIESLGAVGSVDHVYSYAYYEPRVVKCNSNIFHQKEIIEKCKNEQISSRRNVSKGFRLKASSEQNAYLSLEDRHSYTTHYGTTENLYEEVNEKNGKHVLCDNHTSISANSVKEEFLQVQRNHFRVIEELNLSLETFIMPPNLTLNNIAETAESIVHCVGAESDLSSAVETSNKILPPKPCKSGLIGGPLSSLSISGHRRKFSSTSLEDVIETFQSMDLKDNSQNSSNNVEFDEEDLDSGFSGSVISSGASYNESLRYNKSRGAPQTRSNAFSKSSCCSSPPSNEFSTKNNVTSQQSTSVTNKRCCENLLPKKKGHEINSFNSSHRFSDMHHLYIRSTPEALSTENS, from the exons ATGCAGAATGGAATTTATTATAAAGAGATAAATACCGGCATTCACTCCGACATTAATCCAAACTTCTCACCTGCCAATGAATTGGTGGCATTTAATCgtgaaaaaatcaattacactTGTGAAGGTGTTGATCTTATATTAAAAGATCGACATAAATATCACGGAGGTCGAAGCGATTGGGATGTGCAAAATGGAAACCAG GCGAAGTGGTCACGCAAAAATATCACTACGACAATGGAAAGATTTGAGCCTACAGGTGATCCTCCTCCACCTCCACCTTCATACACATTTTTAGATTATGGACTTGCTGCCACCGTAGTTGCCtcgattaaaaaagaaacagatgatgtaaaaattgtaaatccTTTCAATGGAACATCAAAAGATATTGAGTCCCTGGGCGCTGTTGGATCAGTAGATCACGTTTATTCGTACGCTTATTATGAGCCGCGGGTAGTGAAATGTAATTCAAATATCTTTcatcaaaaagaaataatagaaaaatgtaaGAATGAACAGATCAGTTCCCGACGAAATGTATCAAAGGGGTTTCGTTTAAAAGCAAGTAGTGAGCAGAACGCATATTTATCCTTGGAAGACCGTCATAGTTATACAACTCATTATGGAACAACGGAAAATTTGTATGAAGAAGTTAACGAAAAAAATGGTAAACATGTTCTTTGTGATAATCATACATCAATATCTGCAAATAGCGTTAAAGAAGAATTTTTACAAGTACAACGCAATCACTTCCGAGTAATAGAAGAGCTTAATTTATCACTGGAAACTTTTATTATGCCTCCTAACCTGACCTTGAACAACATAGCGGAAACTGCAGAAAGTATTGTGCACTGTGTAGGTGCTGAAAGCGATTTGTCCTCTGCTGTCGAAacctcaaataaaatattacctCCGAAACCTTGTAAATCTGGTTTGATAGGAGGACCTTTATCTTCCTTATCCATATCAGGTCATCGCAGAAAATTTTCAAGTACAAGCCTTGAAGATGTTATAGAGACTTTTCAATCTATGGACCTAAAAGATAATTCTCAAAATTCTTCTAATAATGTAGAATTTGATGAAGAAGATTTGGACAGCGGATTTAGTGGTAGTGTTATTAGTAGCGGGGCTAGCTACAATGAAAGTTTGCGGTACAATAAAAGTAGAGGTGCGCCACAGACACGCAGCAACgctttttctaaaagctcctgtTGTTCATCCCCACCTTCGAATGAGTTTTCCACAAAAAATAATGTGACATCTCAACAATCTACCTCTGTAACTAATAAACGATGTTGCGAAAATTTGCTCCCAAAGAAAAAAGGTCatgaaataaattcatttaatagTTCCCATCGTTTTTCGGATATGCATCATTTATATATTCGTTCAACACCAGAAGCACTTTCAACTGAAAATTCCTGA
- the LOC120773838 gene encoding uncharacterized protein LOC120773838 yields MGRGEQLSEYERGQIEVYRESGLSHHKIAQKIGRSQNVVSNFLGNKAEYGKNMKGGVKHATSAAVRRHIVLVASNSHLSAPKIKEICGVTASVSKN; encoded by the coding sequence atgggACGCGGAGAACAATTATCCGAGTATGAAAGAGGCCAAATCGAAGTCTATCGTGAAAGTGGTCTTAGCCATCACAAAATCGCTCAAAAAATTGGACGAAGCCAAAATGTAGTGAGTAACTTTTTGGGAAACAAAGCAGAATATGGCAAAAACATGAAAGGCGGAGTCAAACACGCCACCTCTGCGGCAGTCAGGAGGCATATTGTGCTAGTTGCGTCCAATTCACATCTCTCAGCAcccaaaattaaagaaatttgcgGTGTTACAGCCAGTgtgtctaaaaattaa